Proteins from a genomic interval of Candidatus Nomurabacteria bacterium:
- the tig gene encoding trigger factor codes for MKLTINYDKNSAIKFKVLAELDAKDLSKQKNRAIKKMGDGVKIPGFRSGTAPAKLIEERLDENQVRNEVASGCIDVAFAALIKEFNLDIIGTPKLEIRDLVDGEKMAIEFIGNIKPEITLPDYAKWPKVKINSKVDLKEIDLTLEQLRENMAQSEDVDRAAKNGDKVWLDFDGRDENGEKIPGAQSNNYPLILGSRSFIPGFEEEVVGLKAGDEKEFKITFPKDYHAKSLQNKKVVFKIKIQKVTELKKPELNDEFAKKIGGFDTLEALRKDIEIGLTERAERDAKEDTKDKLAEKLGEETKMEIPDVLVDENIEAGLHNAKHQAESSGKKWEDFVKESGFKDEEELIAKEARPQAEKQVKISLALRALAEKEKLEVTKEELSEYTSVLLQQYTNPQAQTQIMSENEQARIEGRLLADKVLNFLLSKVS; via the coding sequence ATGAAACTTACAATAAATTACGATAAAAACAGTGCAATCAAATTTAAGGTTTTAGCAGAACTAGACGCTAAAGACTTGTCTAAACAAAAAAATAGAGCGATTAAAAAAATGGGAGACGGTGTTAAGATACCTGGCTTTAGGTCTGGTACTGCGCCTGCCAAACTCATAGAAGAACGACTGGATGAGAATCAAGTTAGGAATGAGGTCGCAAGCGGATGTATCGATGTTGCTTTTGCGGCCCTAATAAAAGAATTTAATTTAGATATTATTGGTACTCCTAAACTTGAAATTAGAGATCTAGTTGATGGAGAAAAGATGGCAATTGAGTTTATAGGGAATATTAAACCAGAGATTACTTTGCCAGATTATGCTAAGTGGCCAAAAGTTAAGATTAACTCTAAGGTGGACCTAAAAGAGATTGATCTTACTCTAGAGCAACTTCGAGAGAACATGGCTCAAAGTGAAGATGTAGATAGGGCTGCAAAAAATGGCGACAAAGTTTGGTTAGATTTTGACGGCCGAGATGAAAACGGAGAAAAGATCCCAGGTGCCCAGAGCAATAATTATCCTCTGATTTTAGGCTCAAGAAGTTTTATACCTGGGTTTGAAGAAGAGGTTGTTGGATTAAAAGCTGGAGACGAAAAAGAGTTCAAGATCACTTTTCCTAAAGATTATCACGCAAAAAGTTTACAGAATAAGAAAGTAGTTTTTAAGATTAAAATTCAAAAAGTAACTGAGCTTAAAAAACCAGAGCTAAATGATGAGTTTGCCAAAAAAATTGGTGGGTTTGATACTTTAGAAGCTCTCAGAAAAGATATTGAAATTGGCTTAACAGAACGGGCCGAGCGAGATGCAAAAGAAGATACAAAAGACAAATTAGCTGAAAAGTTAGGCGAAGAGACAAAAATGGAGATCCCAGATGTTTTAGTAGATGAGAACATTGAGGCAGGCCTTCATAATGCAAAACACCAAGCTGAAAGCTCGGGGAAGAAATGGGAAGATTTTGTAAAAGAGAGCGGATTTAAAGATGAAGAGGAATTGATTGCTAAAGAAGCTCGACCTCAAGCAGAAAAACAAGTAAAGATAAGCTTAGCGCTAAGAGCTTTAGCAGAAAAAGAGAAATTAGAAGTTACAAAAGAAGAACTTAGTGAATATACATCTGTTTTGTTACAGCAATACACAAATCCTCAGGCTCAAACTCAAATTATGAGTGAGAATGAACAGGCGAGAATCGAAGGTAGACTTCTTGCAGACAAAGTACTAAACTTTTTGCTAAGTAAAGTAAGTTAA
- a CDS encoding lamin tail domain-containing protein, with amino-acid sequence MKLRRKKTILISVILCLILLVLSYAIYLNKNVNAGSPGSVIINEIMYNPGSGNQNDEFLELYNTTNGNIDLSGWCFSEGITLITNYSNPSCFELGTSIAPNSYIVVSPDAAQTLATYGVVATAVYSPTNLSNGGERVTLVDESSQVISSVSYDDASPWPTSPDGSGPSLELKNPGLDNAQASSWAASLTNGGTPGQDNSVLGVDLPQLSLISKPSSVNSSDTPFVTVNVENVDTVDLYYRVGFNPEQHLTMFDDGLHSDGLSSDNTYGVSIPPQGSGQLVRYRVVANGSLGSASLPSNDDSMTYQGYVVNDGVASQAPIMRWFVTDEAYADILDNPPEDDSYRECVIEYNGYVYDNTSFRLKGEYSRTFPKKAFKFKLPSGHTINLAGGSEREVTEFHMNSNWADGTSAITPLAWWVAKESGIKVPDISPLRVQRNNQFEGVYIFAEKYEKEWKQEYGYDTGNIYEDFFEKKQGDESDRSDIEDWKSNMSAFSDQAKRDYILDNNDIPNILTFTAFHAILRSHDQTSTTNTFAYHDTEGTGRWSIWPWDLDLLFNSDPLDQVSPYNIPNYLDVNDRFPTMAIYQQPDLRKMYFRRLRTLVDKFYKNETLKNKYLEEASKYEPDMELDRAKWPGDIVYNDPLFGTYNRLRFDEAYYTRIFNKQRADFLYRYNQSWAVPQSQKEEDEQQVFIEEVGIDAENDGNEYIKISNSSDEYVDISDWTIEGLEYTIPAGTVVPSNGSIFLVKNDVAYRDLHSSVFIAGQYQNSLSVDGPEELMLKSVNNQTVSSYQVVN; translated from the coding sequence ATGAAATTGAGAAGAAAAAAAACTATATTAATAAGCGTCATCTTATGTTTGATTCTGCTGGTATTGAGCTATGCTATTTACTTAAATAAGAACGTTAATGCAGGCTCTCCTGGATCTGTAATAATTAATGAAATTATGTATAATCCGGGCTCCGGTAATCAGAATGATGAATTCTTGGAGCTGTATAACACCACTAACGGTAATATTGACTTATCAGGCTGGTGTTTTAGTGAGGGCATAACTTTAATCACAAACTACTCAAACCCATCCTGCTTTGAGCTGGGTACATCCATAGCCCCTAATTCTTATATTGTTGTTTCTCCTGATGCTGCACAAACTTTAGCCACTTACGGAGTTGTAGCAACGGCCGTATATTCTCCAACAAACTTATCTAATGGAGGTGAGAGGGTTACTCTTGTCGATGAATCATCGCAAGTGATTAGTTCAGTTAGTTATGATGATGCAAGTCCGTGGCCCACTAGCCCTGACGGATCGGGACCATCTCTTGAACTAAAAAATCCTGGACTTGACAATGCGCAGGCATCTTCATGGGCGGCAAGCTTAACTAATGGCGGTACTCCAGGTCAAGATAATAGTGTCCTCGGTGTAGATCTACCACAGTTAAGTCTCATTAGTAAGCCAAGCTCAGTTAACTCCTCGGATACTCCTTTTGTAACTGTTAATGTCGAAAACGTTGATACCGTTGATCTCTATTATCGGGTTGGTTTTAACCCAGAACAACACCTTACAATGTTTGATGATGGACTACATAGTGATGGCCTAAGTAGTGACAATACTTACGGTGTTAGTATACCTCCACAGGGTAGTGGCCAGCTTGTTCGTTATAGGGTAGTTGCAAATGGCAGTCTCGGTAGTGCAAGCCTGCCCAGTAATGATGACTCAATGACATATCAAGGATATGTAGTTAACGATGGAGTAGCCTCCCAGGCACCTATAATGAGGTGGTTTGTCACAGACGAGGCATATGCCGATATACTAGATAATCCTCCAGAAGATGATAGTTATAGAGAGTGTGTAATCGAGTACAATGGCTATGTATACGACAACACTAGCTTTAGGTTAAAAGGTGAGTACTCACGAACATTTCCTAAGAAGGCTTTCAAATTCAAACTTCCATCGGGCCATACTATAAACTTGGCCGGAGGAAGCGAAAGAGAAGTTACAGAGTTCCATATGAACAGCAACTGGGCGGATGGAACAAGTGCCATTACTCCTTTAGCATGGTGGGTAGCTAAGGAGTCAGGTATAAAAGTACCCGATATCAGTCCTCTCAGAGTACAAAGAAATAATCAATTTGAAGGCGTCTATATCTTTGCCGAGAAGTACGAAAAAGAGTGGAAGCAGGAGTATGGCTATGATACCGGGAATATTTACGAAGACTTTTTTGAGAAGAAGCAGGGTGATGAATCAGACAGATCAGACATAGAAGACTGGAAGTCTAATATGTCAGCTTTTAGTGATCAAGCTAAAAGGGATTACATTTTAGACAATAACGATATACCTAATATACTAACTTTTACAGCATTCCATGCCATCTTAAGGTCTCATGATCAAACTTCAACTACAAACACTTTTGCATATCACGATACCGAAGGCACTGGTCGTTGGTCTATTTGGCCATGGGATCTAGACCTGCTATTTAACTCAGACCCTTTAGATCAGGTGAGCCCGTATAATATACCCAATTATCTAGATGTAAATGATCGTTTTCCTACTATGGCAATTTATCAGCAACCTGACCTAAGAAAGATGTACTTCAGAAGGCTACGCACATTAGTTGATAAATTCTATAAAAATGAAACCCTTAAAAACAAATACCTCGAAGAAGCTAGTAAGTACGAACCTGACATGGAGCTGGACCGTGCAAAATGGCCAGGTGACATCGTATATAATGATCCACTTTTCGGAACTTATAATAGGCTTAGGTTTGATGAGGCATACTATACGCGGATCTTCAATAAACAAAGAGCCGACTTCTTGTATAGATATAATCAGAGCTGGGCCGTACCTCAGTCGCAAAAAGAAGAAGACGAGCAACAGGTCTTTATCGAAGAGGTAGGTATCGATGCAGAAAACGATGGAAACGAGTATATTAAGATCTCAAACAGCTCTGATGAGTATGTAGATATATCAGATTGGACTATTGAAGGCCTAGAGTATACCATACCAGCTGGGACAGTAGTACCGAGCAATGGGAGTATATTCTTGGTTAAAAATGATGTTGCCTACAGAGATCTTCATAGCTCAGTATTTATTGCAGGTCAGTATCAAAACAGCCTTAGTGTTGATGGTCCAGAAGAGCTTATGCTAAAATCAGTAAATAACCAAACTGTTAGCAGTTATCAAGTTGTGAACTAA
- a CDS encoding DEAD/DEAH box helicase: protein MSGYGNYGHRRQSSAKTQTSNNPGGGMYSGYGRSKREGGYSSGRRRGGYSSGRSRGPKKQGRGQYIDPAKFVRKATPVKQEDYTPTHTFADFKVVDLLKINLKNNGYEIPSPVQDQTIPLGLEGKDVIGIANTGTGKTVAFGLPVLNKLMTDRSSKALIIAPTRELAQQIDDEFRKVAKGSGLAAAILIGGTPMSPQLRSLRGNPQVVIGTPGRVKDHIARGSFRAKNFNIIVLDEVDRMLDMGFVDDVTAILGELAEDRQSFFFSATMEPRIQSLIQTFAKDPVTVSVKTGDTSDNVHQDVVEYRVRGEKIDKLHDLLIQDTVEKTIIFHDTQRAVEELAKELHSRGFKSDAIHGAKTQVQRQRALNKFKKSEINILVATDVAARGIDVKDITHVVNYTVPQTYADYTHRIGRAGRAGKTGYALTFVEVGY, encoded by the coding sequence ATGTCCGGATACGGAAACTATGGTCACAGACGCCAAAGCTCTGCAAAAACCCAAACATCAAATAACCCTGGTGGAGGCATGTACAGCGGGTACGGTCGTTCTAAGAGAGAGGGAGGATATTCGTCAGGAAGACGCCGAGGCGGCTATAGCTCTGGTAGGTCTCGAGGTCCAAAAAAGCAGGGAAGGGGTCAATATATAGATCCAGCTAAATTTGTAAGAAAAGCTACACCTGTTAAGCAAGAAGATTACACTCCTACTCATACCTTCGCTGACTTTAAAGTAGTTGATTTACTTAAAATTAACTTAAAGAACAATGGCTATGAAATTCCATCTCCAGTACAAGATCAAACAATCCCGCTAGGTCTCGAGGGTAAAGATGTCATTGGTATCGCAAATACAGGTACAGGTAAAACAGTCGCATTTGGACTCCCAGTCTTAAATAAACTAATGACTGACCGAAGCTCAAAAGCTTTGATAATTGCCCCAACTCGTGAGCTTGCCCAGCAAATTGATGACGAATTCCGAAAAGTTGCAAAAGGCAGTGGGCTTGCAGCTGCTATATTAATTGGTGGCACACCAATGTCCCCACAGCTTAGAAGTCTTCGAGGCAACCCACAAGTAGTTATTGGAACTCCTGGTAGAGTCAAAGATCATATTGCTCGTGGTAGCTTTAGGGCAAAAAATTTCAATATTATCGTCCTAGATGAAGTAGACAGAATGCTCGATATGGGCTTTGTCGATGACGTAACCGCAATCTTGGGCGAGCTTGCCGAAGATAGACAATCATTTTTCTTTTCTGCAACAATGGAGCCACGTATCCAAAGTTTAATCCAAACTTTTGCTAAAGACCCGGTGACAGTATCTGTTAAAACTGGAGATACGAGTGATAATGTTCATCAAGACGTCGTTGAATATAGGGTTAGGGGAGAGAAAATCGATAAACTGCATGATCTCTTGATTCAAGACACTGTCGAGAAAACTATCATCTTCCATGACACTCAAAGAGCCGTAGAAGAACTTGCTAAAGAACTTCACTCGAGAGGATTTAAGTCCGATGCGATACATGGAGCTAAAACTCAAGTTCAGCGTCAAAGAGCGCTCAATAAGTTTAAGAAGTCGGAGATTAATATTTTAGTTGCGACAGACGTCGCTGCAAGGGGTATCGATGTAAAAGATATCACTCATGTAGTAAACTACACTGTTCCGCAAACCTATGCAGACTATACCCACAGAATTGGTCGTGCAGGGCGCGCTGGTAAAACAGGGTACGCCTTAACTTTTGTAGAAGTTGGTTATTAA
- a CDS encoding sortase, producing the protein MSRRNQHFGIDHSRPDPEPVGRPKKDSHELSVDDLHKRAAEEYARRGVERVYAEQAKKRAKNGGQVQLDKEQLEHYHKSWQEYWQQYYHQYYSDYYDKYFGEVKGKVDEHHQKAQAKLVEMYQDNKKLVNQKKRLEDPEAIRRDLINRVVERGKESSFWSKARRHVRALSAAATVVFLFLFIQFNPIVVGAVKQYLGPAGSASLPSIIEPSSSSSVNKNPTIIIPKIGVKTPVVYDEPSPYNEPVQKALERGVVRYWNTASPGEIGNVAILGHSSNNLLNAGKYKYVFVNLKKLQTDDVIYLDYEGIRYAYKVTETKILPPEDLSYIQPTEVPSVTLITCDPPGTAQKRLYIRAIQISPDPSSNKKTERSNQLEEEIKEVPNTAPSFWSRFF; encoded by the coding sequence ATGAGCAGAAGGAATCAACATTTTGGAATAGATCATTCGAGGCCAGATCCTGAGCCTGTTGGGCGCCCAAAAAAAGACAGTCATGAACTCAGTGTCGATGATCTACATAAGCGTGCGGCTGAAGAATATGCCAGACGTGGAGTAGAAAGAGTTTATGCTGAGCAGGCAAAAAAGCGTGCTAAGAATGGTGGGCAGGTTCAGCTTGATAAAGAGCAATTAGAGCATTACCATAAAAGCTGGCAAGAATATTGGCAGCAGTATTATCATCAGTATTACTCAGATTATTATGATAAATATTTTGGTGAAGTTAAGGGAAAAGTAGATGAGCATCATCAAAAAGCACAGGCCAAACTGGTTGAGATGTATCAAGACAACAAAAAACTTGTTAATCAAAAGAAGAGACTAGAAGATCCTGAGGCGATCAGAAGAGATTTAATTAACAGGGTGGTAGAAAGAGGAAAGGAAAGTAGCTTCTGGAGTAAAGCTCGTCGCCACGTAAGAGCTCTTTCTGCTGCTGCAACAGTTGTTTTTCTATTCTTATTTATCCAATTTAATCCTATAGTAGTGGGAGCCGTTAAGCAGTATCTTGGCCCGGCAGGATCGGCCAGTTTGCCGTCTATTATTGAGCCCTCAAGTAGCTCTAGTGTAAACAAAAATCCGACTATAATCATCCCGAAGATAGGTGTTAAGACTCCTGTCGTTTATGACGAACCAAGCCCATACAATGAACCGGTTCAAAAGGCTTTGGAGCGAGGTGTGGTTAGATACTGGAATACGGCAAGTCCTGGAGAAATTGGTAATGTGGCTATTTTGGGACACTCAAGCAATAACCTCTTAAATGCAGGTAAATATAAATATGTCTTTGTAAATTTAAAAAAGCTTCAGACTGATGATGTTATTTATTTGGATTATGAGGGAATTAGATATGCTTATAAAGTTACAGAAACAAAGATATTACCTCCAGAAGATTTAAGCTATATTCAGCCAACAGAAGTTCCAAGCGTTACATTAATTACTTGTGATCCTCCTGGAACTGCTCAAAAAAGGTTGTATATAAGAGCAATTCAGATATCGCCTGATCCAAGCTCAAACAAAAAAACTGAAAGAAGTAATCAGCTTGAAGAAGAGATTAAAGAAGTCCCGAATACCGCACCTAGTTTTTGGAGTAGATTCTTCTAG
- a CDS encoding SMP-30/gluconolactonase/LRE family protein, with the protein MKKFIFILILGVAYMVYPQSNTFASRQIVSYPTPTATNGVLSMARGDDGNIWFTMPSENKLGKSTITGSIEEFDLSSSPSAIASGLDGNIWFTLGDAKKIAKISTQGQITEYDLSGQIGSRSTYGITAGSDGNIWVTAPSLDIGSSPGMILKVNTSGTAIDTYYTTISQQPGSIISGPEGNLWFTLWPSTNGVTNYLGRITTDGAQTRYPIPSYGDGTSVLTIGPDSNIWSIRINSASNPSLLRTITSLNGVEGDTVAFDLPSDSMAFYGITAGSDGNIWVALTAQGKLARYDSNGILVEELEMPSGLTPYSLIKGPDDRIWIGTSEGLAKIEDTQGSESSDPYDTQHSNTNNSTPAAPRTGKVVGVIIAISSLLAMIAVIANEARKSHGIKESSTK; encoded by the coding sequence ATGAAGAAATTTATTTTTATATTAATCTTAGGTGTAGCTTATATGGTATACCCACAAAGCAACACATTTGCCAGTAGGCAAATTGTATCCTACCCCACCCCCACTGCTACTAATGGCGTACTGTCTATGGCACGAGGAGATGATGGAAACATCTGGTTTACAATGCCATCAGAAAATAAATTAGGAAAGTCTACCATCACAGGCAGTATAGAAGAGTTTGATTTATCATCAAGCCCATCAGCAATAGCTTCCGGCTTAGATGGAAACATCTGGTTTACTCTAGGTGATGCAAAGAAAATCGCTAAAATATCTACACAGGGACAAATAACTGAGTATGACCTAAGTGGTCAAATAGGGTCAAGATCAACTTATGGTATCACTGCTGGATCAGATGGCAATATATGGGTGACTGCTCCCTCTTTAGATATCGGCTCATCTCCTGGAATGATCCTTAAGGTAAATACCTCTGGTACGGCAATTGATACCTATTACACTACAATTAGTCAGCAACCGGGAAGCATAATTTCTGGGCCAGAGGGAAATCTTTGGTTTACATTATGGCCATCTACGAATGGGGTAACCAACTACCTAGGGAGGATAACGACTGATGGTGCACAGACAAGATACCCGATTCCCTCCTATGGGGATGGTACCTCAGTACTTACAATTGGTCCCGACAGTAATATATGGTCGATCAGAATAAATAGTGCAAGCAATCCTTCGCTTTTAAGGACTATCACATCTTTAAATGGCGTAGAAGGGGACACTGTGGCTTTTGATCTTCCTAGCGATTCGATGGCTTTTTATGGTATCACTGCTGGATCAGATGGCAATATATGGGTGGCACTAACAGCACAGGGTAAGCTTGCAAGGTACGACTCTAACGGTATTTTAGTTGAAGAACTAGAAATGCCTAGTGGCTTAACACCTTACTCACTCATTAAAGGTCCTGATGACAGAATATGGATAGGAACGAGCGAAGGTTTGGCAAAAATAGAAGATACCCAAGGATCTGAGAGTTCAGATCCTTATGATACGCAACATTCTAACACAAATAATTCTACCCCAGCTGCGCCTAGAACAGGTAAAGTCGTTGGGGTTATTATCGCTATATCCTCCCTATTGGCTATGATAGCCGTAATTGCAAATGAAGCTAGGAAGTCTCACGGAATTAAAGAATCCTCTACTAAATAA